One part of the Dermacentor andersoni chromosome 2, qqDerAnde1_hic_scaffold, whole genome shotgun sequence genome encodes these proteins:
- the LOC140215857 gene encoding uncharacterized protein, protein MALAKEFDFAVGYKSGRHHADADCLSRLPLPTSACDADNFNEFLAAIDDILFPDLAIFREEQRDDHSLDALFASAAQPTGKNGFDIQDSLPYKTNYAADGTRLLLVVPTNLRTHVLRAMHDDSTAGHLGFTRTYNRIQGRFYWTSMQRDIEK, encoded by the exons ATGGCACTCGCCAAG GAATTTGACTTTGCAGTCGGTTACAAGAGTGGCCGACATCATGCGGACGCCGACTGTCTTTCGAGGCTCCCTCTACCAACAAGTGCATGTGACGCCGACAATTTCAATGAGTTTCTGGCCGCCATCGACGACATTCTTTTTCCCGACCTCGCCATTTTCCGGGAAGAGCAGCGTGACGACCACAGCTTGGATGCCCTCTTCGCCTCAGCTGCTCAACCAACAGGAAAAAATGGCTTTGACATCCAAGATAGTCTGCCCTACAAGACGAATTATGCGGCTGATGGCACCCGCCTCCTCTTAGTGGTCCCTACAAATTTGAGAACCCACGTGCTccgtgctatgcacgacgactcGACCGCGGGGCACCTAGGCTTCACCAGAACATATAACCGCATTCAGGGCCGATTCTACTGGACTAGTATGCAACGGGATATAGAAAAGTAG